From Candidatus Neomarinimicrobiota bacterium:
ATGAATTTGGTTTTGGGGGTGATGCGTGCGGCCAGCTCGTCCACATTCACACTGAAGTAGTTCTCTTCACGGATAGGCAGGGGGACCATCCTGGCGCCCACCCAGTTGATCACCGACTCATAGATGGGGAAGCCGGGGTTAGGGTAGATTACTTCGTCGCCGGGATCGACACAGGCCAGCAGAGAAAAAAAGATTATGGGCTTGCCGCCCGGCGTTACTACCACATTGTCAGGGCCCACTTCCACACCCCTGGTTTTTGTGATCTCTTCGGCGATGGCTTGCCGGAGAAGGGGAAGTCCAGC
This genomic window contains:
- a CDS encoding aminotransferase class I/II-fold pyridoxal phosphate-dependent enzyme; protein product: MKVASSMVRLGTETAFEVLVRAKELEAQGKSVIHLEIGEPDFDTPTNIKEAAKVALDEGYTHYGPSAGLPLLRQAIAEEITKTRGVEVGPDNVVVTPGGKPIIFFSLLACVDPGDEVIYPNPGFPIYESVINWVGARMVPLPIREENYFSVNVDELAARITPKTKF